AACTGCCACGCATGATTTTTGCGCATATGAGGGGGGGCCGTGTTGCGCTCACGATGACGCGCTAGGGCCGTATGCGATGATAATGTGTACAAGGTCCCTCAGCGCAGGTATGTACCTAACGTGGGTACATCCattttatattccattttattttattattcattattaacatattgattgatgatttccttcttctaattcttcttctttttcttcttttgattatcattatcattatcattatcattattatcattattttttgtgCTCAAATTAATTAAGTTCTACATGTAGCATCGGAAAAACCGCGAAGTTGTTGGATCCATATGGCAATCTCACGTACTTTTGGCGAACATCTTCTAAAGGCCATGTTTTCAACTCTGACAGTTTTCCAACTGACCATATGTCAAGTGATGAAGAGTCGCATGGTTcagtgtaaaaattgtttttttcctcatacTCATTTCCTGTTAAAACAAGTATGCCTTTACGTGAGTcatacacaatatttttcaccaaaattaTTTCCCCATTCACTAAACCGCAACAGTTGTCCGCCAAGCTGTCCACTTTTAATTTAAAGTCTGAATAGTTAACAATCTTATATTGTGGATTCTCACAGCCGTCTGGCAATGGCCCATCGTAATGAGAAGACTGTGTGAGTACTTCGAATTTACAACTTCGTTTTTTTGATGTGGTACTTTCTGAGCTGTTTTCTATTTCAACATAGCGCCTAAAAATTTGTTGCAACGGTTTATCACTTTTCCTTAGTAGTCTCTTTAAAGTTTGCATATAATTCTCAAACTTGAAGGCACTGAAGCTATCCAAAATACCCAAATTCTTAACATCTTGTACAATGTGGATGAGGCCGTGAATATTGTGACTTGCGCTGTGCCTTCCATAAAGTATCATAAATGATGTAACGAAATGTTTGAGTAGGTCGTGCGCATAGTTGAAAAGTGAAGTTGTATTGGTGCTGCACAAAATTCTTATTGCAACGTGaagtgtcaaaaaaattcatgtaaacATCATATGGCAATACATCTTTCAGAACAATTGGACCAGTATATAACAAGAGCTGTCTATATTCTGTGGCTTTCCACTGTTTCACAAAATCAAGAGACCGTGGCTTCCGTGCAAATTCTAAAGGGATAAACCCCTTGAGTTTTTCTAAAgcatttgaaattgaaaaaacattgcGATGTGGCAAACGGTATTTTAGGTCCCCAAATAACCACAAGTAAAGAAGCTTTCGCACAACTCCCAAGCAGACTAGATGCATATAGTCCAATGGTACATTTTTGATGATGTCAAAACGTGGAATTTCTTCAAGGCAACAATCTCCTGCATGATAATCATCGTCCGTTTTGTTTCTAAAATCTGTATCGGTTCTTTCCCGTGCAGTTAATTCTGGAAAGCAGATGCGTCCATTGGCATAGGTACCTTCAATTGTACATTTTGTGCAACTAGAATACCCAGTACATCCTTTGACATTCAAAACAAACGACTTCGCTGGAGCATCGCATACAAAGAATTTTATACTGCACGTGTACAACGTATCCTGAAACGATAATCCATTTTCACATAGGTCTTTAGCTTCTTGTATAAAATCTCGCATGAAGTCGCCGGCGACACCAGGCTTTTCATTGCCATAATATGCTCCAATCATAAATACATCATTAAACCCAACGATTGATCCCAGAATCGGCCATAGAAAACCCCTGGACGACTTTGATATGGGGAGACCATCAATACCAATGGCTAACTCAATATCGGTATCTATTTCACTTGAATACTTGACAAGTAATTGATTCAATCCACGAGCAAGGCCTagatgaatatattttcctGGGTGAACATCCGTTGTAATCGTAGACCTTGGTGTTTTTAGTAGAGTTCTGGGATCAGATGGTAAGTGCGAATGACATGGATGCTGCCTTAGCTTCTTCAATAACGACGATATAGCCACATGTGGAATTCTGTTGCATACCGCCCACTGAGCAAGAAAAGATTGCAGGTTGTAATCCTCAGACGTAGGTACAGGAGGCTTTTCAACATATActgactcattgtcagcagTAGCTAACTCGCTGCTCTCCGATGAGTCAGATGAATACCAAACTTCTGGTTCGTTATATGGCTCTTCAGCCACAATGGATTCATCTGGATGTGTGGCgttttcatgatttttatCAGAGATATAACAAGATTCTCTTACATTTTCACTGAATATATTC
This region of Neodiprion virginianus isolate iyNeoVirg1 chromosome 7, iyNeoVirg1.1, whole genome shotgun sequence genomic DNA includes:
- the LOC124308921 gene encoding uncharacterized protein LOC124308921 — encoded protein: MSLRYPGYPQEVPNIPGMSWTSSGAPRDISQDFMSWRYVEIENSSESTTSKKRSCKFEVLTQSSHYDGPLPDGCENPQYKIVNYSDFKLKVDSLADNCCGLVNGEIILVKNIVYDSRKGILVLTGNEYEEKNNFYTEPCDSSSLDIWSVGKLSELKTWPLEDVRQKYVRLPYGSNNFAVFPMLHVELN